One segment of Paraburkholderia sp. PGU19 DNA contains the following:
- the prpF gene encoding 2-methylaconitate cis-trans isomerase PrpF, which produces MAHAPQVKIPATYMRGGTSKGVFFRLKDLPEAAQVPGATRDALLLRVIGSPDPYGKQIDGMGGATSSTSKTVIVAKSSRPDHDVDYLFGQVSIDKPFVDWSGNCGNLSAAVGPFAISGGLVDPERVPDNGVAVVRIWQANIGKTIIAHVPMTHGSVQETGDFELDGVTFPAAEVRLEFLDPAAEEEGAGGAMFPTGNVVDDLEVPGVGTLKATMINAGIPTIFVNAEAIGYTGTELQDAINSDDAALKKFETIRAHGALRMGLIKSLDEIATRQHTPKVAFVARPSGYVASSGKAVVADDVDLLVRAMSMGKLHHAMMGTAAVAIGTAAAIPGTLVNLAAGGGEREAVRFGHPSGTLRVGAVATLEDGEWAVKKAVMSRSARVLMEGWVRVPG; this is translated from the coding sequence ATGGCACACGCACCTCAAGTCAAGATTCCCGCCACGTATATGCGCGGCGGCACCAGCAAAGGCGTGTTCTTTCGCCTGAAGGATTTGCCCGAAGCGGCGCAAGTGCCGGGCGCCACGCGCGATGCGTTGCTGCTGCGCGTGATCGGCAGCCCTGATCCTTATGGCAAGCAGATCGACGGCATGGGCGGCGCGACGTCGAGCACCAGCAAGACGGTGATCGTCGCGAAGAGCAGCCGGCCGGATCATGATGTGGATTATCTGTTCGGGCAGGTGTCGATCGATAAGCCATTTGTCGACTGGAGTGGGAATTGCGGGAATCTGTCGGCGGCGGTCGGACCGTTTGCGATCAGCGGCGGGCTGGTCGATCCGGAGCGCGTGCCGGATAACGGCGTTGCTGTCGTGCGCATCTGGCAGGCGAATATCGGCAAGACGATCATTGCGCATGTGCCGATGACTCATGGCTCTGTGCAGGAGACGGGGGACTTCGAGCTCGATGGGGTGACTTTTCCTGCTGCGGAAGTGCGACTCGAGTTTCTGGACCCTGCTGCGGAAGAGGAAGGCGCAGGAGGCGCGATGTTCCCGACGGGTAACGTCGTCGACGATCTCGAAGTGCCCGGCGTCGGCACACTCAAGGCGACGATGATCAATGCGGGTATTCCGACGATTTTCGTCAATGCCGAAGCGATTGGTTATACGGGTACGGAGTTGCAGGACGCGATTAATAGCGATGACGCGGCGCTGAAGAAGTTCGAGACTATTCGTGCGCATGGGGCGCTGCGGATGGGGCTGATCAAGAGTCTCGATGAGATCGCGACGCGGCAGCATACGCCTAAGGTCGCGTTTGTGGCCCGGCCTTCTGGTTATGTTGCTTCGAGCGGCAAGGCCGTTGTTGCTGATGATGTCGATCTGCTCGTGCGCGCTATGTCGATGGGGAAGCTCCATCACGCGATGATGGGGACGGCGGCTGTTGCTATTGGCACGGCGGCTGCCATTCCTGGCACGCTGGTGAATCTTGCCGCCGGCGGTGGGGAGCGCGAAGCTGTGCGCTTCGGGCATCCTTCGGGGACTTTGCGGGTCGGCGCGGTGGCTACACTCGAAGACGGCGAGTGGGCCGTTAAGAAGGCCGTTATGAGCCGGAGTGCTCGGGTTTTGATGGAGGGGTGGGTTCGAGTGCCGGGGTAG
- a CDS encoding dihydrodipicolinate synthase family protein, whose translation MTSQRTPRYRGIFPVVPTTFTETGALDLESQKRVVDFMIDAGSDGLCILANFSEQFALSDDERETLTRVMLEHVAGRVPVIVTTSHYSSAVCVERSRRAQEQGASMVMVMPPYHGATFRVPETQIYEFYARLSDGIDIPIMIQDAPASGTVLSAAFLARMARELEQVSYFKIETPGAAAKLRELIRLGGDAVEGPWDGEEAITLFADLNAGATGSMTGGGYPDGIRPILEAFREGKRDEAFAQYQRWLPLINHENRQTGLLAAKALMKEGGVIVCEAPRHPLPVMHPDTRAELIDIARRLDPLVLRWGK comes from the coding sequence ATGACCTCACAACGCACTCCACGTTATCGCGGCATCTTCCCTGTGGTGCCGACCACGTTCACCGAAACGGGCGCGCTCGATCTGGAAAGCCAGAAGCGCGTCGTCGATTTCATGATCGACGCGGGCTCGGACGGCCTGTGCATTCTCGCGAACTTCTCCGAGCAGTTCGCGCTCTCCGACGACGAACGCGAAACGCTCACGCGCGTGATGCTCGAACACGTTGCGGGCCGCGTGCCCGTCATCGTGACGACGAGCCACTACAGCAGCGCCGTGTGCGTCGAGCGCAGCCGCCGCGCGCAGGAGCAGGGCGCATCGATGGTGATGGTGATGCCGCCGTATCACGGCGCAACGTTCCGCGTGCCCGAGACGCAAATCTATGAGTTCTACGCGCGGTTGTCGGATGGCATCGATATTCCCATCATGATTCAGGATGCGCCCGCGAGCGGCACCGTGCTGTCGGCGGCATTTCTTGCGCGGATGGCGCGTGAACTCGAACAGGTGTCGTACTTCAAGATCGAGACGCCGGGCGCGGCTGCGAAGCTGCGCGAGTTGATTCGCCTCGGCGGCGATGCCGTGGAGGGTCCGTGGGACGGCGAAGAAGCGATCACCCTGTTCGCGGATCTCAACGCGGGCGCGACGGGGTCGATGACGGGCGGCGGTTATCCCGACGGTATTCGTCCGATTCTCGAAGCGTTCCGCGAAGGCAAACGTGATGAAGCGTTTGCGCAGTATCAGCGCTGGTTGCCGCTGATCAATCATGAGAACCGTCAGACGGGTTTGCTCGCGGCGAAGGCGCTGATGAAAGAGGGCGGGGTGATTGTATGCGAGGCTCCGCGGCATCCGCTGCCGGTGATGCATCCCGATACGCGGGCTGAGCTGATTGACATCGCGCGGAGGCTTGATCCGTTGGTGTTGCGATGGGGCAAGTGA
- the acnD gene encoding Fe/S-dependent 2-methylisocitrate dehydratase AcnD, with amino-acid sequence MNTAHRKPLPGTSLDYFDTRAAIDAIEPGAYDKLPYTSRVHAENLVRRCDPATLTDSLRQIIERKRELDFPWFPARVVCHDILGQTALVDLAGLRDAIADQGGDPAKVNPVVPVQLIVDHSLAVECGGFDPDAFTKNRAIEDRRNEDRFDFINWTKKAFKNVDVIPPGNGIMHQINLERMSPVIHAADGIAYPDTLVGTDSHTPHVDALGVIAVGVGGLEAENVMLGRASWMRLPDIVGVELSGKRQPGITATDIVLALTEFLRKEKVVGAYLEFRGEGASSLTLGDRATISNMAPEYGATAAMFFIDEQTIDYLRLTGRDDAQVKLVEAYAKTAGLWADSLKHAEYERVLRFDLSTVVRNMAGPSNPHKRLPTSDLVERGIAGKWEEVPGQMPDGAVIIAAITSCTNTSNPRNVIAAALLARNANARGLTRKPWVKSSLAPGSKAVELYLQEANLLPDLEKLGFGIVAFACTTCNGMSGALDPTIQQEIIDRDLYATAVLSGNRNFDGRIHPYAKQAFLASPPLVVAYAIAGTIRFDIERDVLGTDQNGKPVYLKDIWPSDEEIDEIVRQSVKPEQFRKVYEPMFAVTAASGEPISPLYDWRAQSTYIRRPPYWEGALAGERTLQGMRPLAVLGDNITTDHLSPSNAILANSAAGEYLTKMGLPEEDFNSYATHRGDHLTAQRATFANPTLANEMAIVDGQVKKGSLARIEPEGKVTRMWEAIETYMDRKQPLIIIAGADYGQGSSRDWAAKGVRLAGVESIVAEGFERIHRTNLIGMGVLPLEFKPGVNRLALGIDGTETYDVIGERKPRADLTLVIHRKNGERVEVPVTCRLDTAEEVSIYEAGGVLQRFAQDFLESSKAAA; translated from the coding sequence TACTGCACACCGCAAACCGCTGCCCGGCACTTCGCTGGATTACTTCGACACGCGCGCCGCGATCGACGCGATCGAGCCTGGCGCTTATGACAAGCTGCCGTACACGTCGCGCGTGCACGCCGAGAACCTCGTGCGCCGCTGCGATCCCGCGACGCTGACCGATTCGCTGCGGCAGATCATCGAACGCAAGCGCGAACTGGATTTTCCGTGGTTTCCGGCGCGCGTCGTGTGTCATGACATTCTCGGTCAGACAGCGCTCGTCGATCTCGCGGGACTGCGCGATGCGATCGCCGATCAGGGCGGCGACCCGGCGAAGGTGAACCCCGTGGTACCCGTTCAGTTGATCGTCGATCACTCGCTCGCTGTCGAATGCGGCGGCTTCGATCCGGATGCGTTCACGAAGAACCGCGCAATCGAAGACCGGCGCAACGAAGACCGCTTCGACTTCATCAACTGGACCAAGAAGGCATTCAAGAACGTCGACGTTATTCCGCCGGGCAACGGCATCATGCACCAGATCAATCTGGAGCGGATGTCGCCTGTCATTCATGCTGCCGATGGCATCGCGTATCCCGACACGCTCGTCGGCACGGACAGTCACACGCCGCACGTCGATGCGCTCGGCGTGATTGCCGTGGGCGTCGGCGGCCTGGAAGCGGAGAACGTGATGTTGGGCCGCGCATCGTGGATGCGCTTGCCGGATATCGTCGGCGTCGAACTGTCGGGCAAACGTCAGCCGGGCATTACCGCGACCGATATCGTGCTCGCGTTGACGGAATTCCTGCGCAAGGAAAAAGTAGTCGGCGCGTATCTGGAGTTTCGCGGAGAAGGTGCGTCGAGCCTCACGCTCGGCGACCGCGCGACGATCTCCAACATGGCGCCCGAATACGGCGCAACGGCTGCAATGTTCTTCATCGACGAGCAGACCATCGACTATCTGCGTCTCACGGGCCGCGACGACGCGCAAGTGAAGCTCGTCGAAGCGTATGCGAAAACGGCTGGCCTGTGGGCCGATTCGCTGAAGCACGCCGAATATGAGCGCGTGCTCAGGTTCGATCTGTCGACGGTCGTGCGCAATATGGCGGGTCCGTCGAATCCGCACAAACGCCTGCCGACGTCCGATCTCGTCGAACGCGGCATTGCGGGCAAATGGGAAGAAGTGCCGGGACAGATGCCCGACGGCGCCGTCATCATCGCGGCGATCACGAGCTGCACGAACACGAGCAATCCGCGCAACGTGATCGCAGCGGCTTTGCTCGCGCGCAATGCGAACGCTCGCGGCTTGACGCGGAAGCCGTGGGTGAAGTCGTCGCTGGCGCCGGGATCGAAGGCCGTCGAACTCTATTTGCAGGAAGCGAACCTGCTGCCCGATCTGGAGAAGCTCGGCTTCGGCATCGTCGCGTTTGCGTGCACAACGTGCAACGGCATGTCGGGCGCGCTCGATCCGACAATCCAGCAGGAGATCATCGATCGCGATCTGTACGCGACGGCCGTGCTGTCGGGCAACCGCAACTTCGATGGCCGCATTCATCCGTATGCGAAGCAGGCGTTTCTCGCGTCGCCGCCGCTCGTCGTCGCGTATGCGATTGCGGGGACGATCCGCTTCGATATCGAGCGCGATGTGCTCGGCACGGACCAGAACGGCAAGCCGGTGTATCTGAAGGACATCTGGCCGAGCGATGAAGAGATCGACGAGATCGTCAGGCAGAGCGTGAAGCCCGAGCAGTTCCGCAAGGTCTACGAGCCGATGTTCGCCGTGACGGCCGCGAGCGGCGAGCCGATCAGCCCGCTCTACGACTGGCGCGCGCAAAGCACGTACATTCGCCGGCCGCCGTATTGGGAAGGCGCGCTGGCTGGCGAGCGCACGTTGCAAGGCATGCGCCCGCTCGCCGTGCTCGGCGACAACATCACGACGGACCACCTGTCGCCCTCGAACGCGATTCTCGCGAACAGCGCAGCGGGCGAATACCTCACGAAAATGGGCCTGCCCGAAGAGGACTTCAACTCCTACGCGACACATCGCGGCGATCACCTCACCGCGCAACGCGCGACGTTCGCCAACCCGACACTGGCCAATGAAATGGCTATCGTCGATGGACAGGTGAAGAAGGGATCGCTGGCGCGCATCGAGCCGGAAGGCAAGGTCACGCGCATGTGGGAAGCCATCGAAACCTATATGGACCGCAAGCAGCCGCTCATCATCATTGCGGGCGCGGACTATGGTCAAGGCTCGTCACGCGACTGGGCGGCGAAGGGCGTGCGTCTCGCGGGCGTCGAATCGATCGTGGCGGAAGGCTTCGAGCGCATTCACCGCACGAACCTGATTGGCATGGGCGTGCTGCCGCTCGAGTTCAAGCCGGGCGTGAACCGGCTCGCGCTGGGTATCGACGGGACGGAGACGTATGACGTGATCGGCGAGCGCAAGCCGCGCGCGGATTTGACGCTGGTGATTCACCGCAAGAACGGCGAGCGCGTCGAAGTGCCCGTCACGTGTCGTCTCGATACGGCGGAGGAAGTGTCGATCTACGAAGCGGGTGGCGTGCTGCAGCGCTTTGCGCAAGACTTCCTGGAGTCGTCGAAGGCAGCGGCCTGA